The Streptomyces sp. NBC_00162 genome window below encodes:
- a CDS encoding GNAT family N-acetyltransferase — translation MSPEVLDNPVWSALTGPHRGFAEHGPAGLAARYTGDASPFAGLSDPSDPRAWADLAALAGPGEGVWVTGLLTPPPGWETVLTIPGVQLDGRAVAAEATPDAVPLGPADVPEMLELVGLTKPGPFLDRTVELGTYLGIRHEGRLVAMAGERMRPAGWSEISAVCTHPEHRGRGLAGRLIRAVAAAVRERGDSPFLHAAAENTGALRLYASMGFELRRRPDFVGLRTPAKEA, via the coding sequence ATGTCCCCCGAGGTACTCGACAACCCGGTCTGGTCCGCGCTGACCGGGCCGCACCGCGGCTTCGCCGAGCACGGGCCGGCGGGGCTGGCCGCCCGCTACACCGGGGACGCGAGCCCCTTCGCCGGGCTCTCCGACCCGTCGGACCCGCGCGCCTGGGCGGATCTGGCCGCGCTGGCCGGGCCGGGCGAGGGCGTGTGGGTGACGGGGCTGCTGACCCCGCCGCCGGGGTGGGAGACGGTGCTGACGATCCCGGGCGTACAGCTGGACGGCCGGGCGGTAGCGGCCGAGGCCACGCCGGACGCGGTCCCGCTGGGGCCCGCCGACGTACCGGAGATGCTGGAGCTGGTCGGTCTGACCAAGCCGGGCCCGTTCCTGGACCGGACGGTCGAGCTGGGCACGTACCTCGGGATCCGGCACGAGGGCCGGCTCGTCGCGATGGCCGGGGAGCGGATGCGGCCGGCCGGCTGGTCGGAGATCAGCGCGGTGTGCACGCACCCGGAGCACCGCGGCCGGGGCCTGGCCGGGCGGCTGATACGCGCGGTCGCAGCGGCGGTCCGCGAGCGCGGGGACAGCCCGTTCCTGCACGCGGCGGCCGAGAACACGGGAGCGCTGCGGCTCTACGCGTCGATGGGCTTCGAGCTGCGCCGGCGCCCGGACTTCGTGGGGCTCCGTACGCCGGCCAAGGAGGCCTGA
- a CDS encoding DUF5995 family protein — translation MEAVLARMRALDERLPPQDGVAVFNRVYLTVTETLHRRIEHGGFPAPRRAQTLSVRFAERYLAAVDADRAPACWRPLFQYRRHPGIRPLQHALAGINAHIGHDLAVAVVSTCRALDCDPGALEADFDRVGDTLVSLEEHIREDLMPGPDLLEIADPLTHLIGSWSLERARTGAWASARLLWTLRRSPELAEEFRESLDAGVGLVGRCLLTPGRLSRL, via the coding sequence ATGGAAGCGGTGCTGGCGCGGATGCGCGCCCTGGACGAGCGGCTCCCGCCGCAGGACGGTGTCGCCGTCTTCAACCGGGTCTACCTGACGGTGACCGAGACCCTGCACCGCCGGATCGAGCACGGCGGGTTCCCGGCGCCGAGGCGGGCGCAGACGCTCAGCGTGCGGTTCGCGGAGCGGTACCTGGCGGCGGTGGACGCGGACCGGGCCCCGGCCTGCTGGCGCCCCCTGTTCCAGTACCGGCGCCATCCCGGCATCCGCCCGCTCCAGCACGCGCTGGCCGGGATCAACGCCCACATCGGCCACGACCTGGCGGTGGCGGTGGTGTCCACGTGCCGCGCCCTGGACTGCGACCCGGGCGCCCTCGAAGCCGACTTCGACCGGGTCGGCGACACCCTGGTCTCCCTCGAGGAGCACATCCGCGAGGACCTGATGCCGGGCCCCGACCTCCTGGAGATCGCCGACCCGCTGACCCACCTGATCGGCTCGTGGAGCCTGGAGCGCGCCCGCACGGGTGCCTGGGCCTCGGCCCGCCTGCTGTGGACCCTGCGCCGCTCCCCCGAGCTGGCCGAGGAGTTCCGCGAATCCCTCGACGCGGGCGTCGGCCTGGTGGGCCGCTGCCTGCTGACCCCGGGCCGGCTCAGCCGCCTGTGA
- a CDS encoding amino acid permease, which yields MLDHGQAPPATTEARRPAHPLLRRKPVEQLVAEGGQGEGGSLRRSLTMWQLTMISIGATLGTGIFVVLGEAAPKAGPAVTISFIIAGLTALFSALSYAELAGSVPVSGSSYSYTYATMGELIAWICGWCLVLEYAVSVAAVAVGWGQYLNELLEGTLGFTIPEGLSAPLGEGGWINLPSLVVVLLAMVFLMRGAKESARINTIMVAVKVVTLLLFIGIGVMGIKAGNYAPLAPLGVTGISAAASTLFFSYIGFDAASTAGEEAKNPKKDLPRAIMLSLGIVTILYVLVAFVAVGAMPWQDFKGTEAALAQIMTDVTGHSFWGVVLAAGAVVAIASVVFAVLYGQTRILFAMSRDGLVPKAFAKVDAKTGVPRVNVLIVSLFCGALAAFIPLGELANATSIGTLFAFALVNVAVVILRRTKPDMPRTFKVALFPVTPILGFLACGYMMYSLPIATWVAFGVWMAVGLVVYFVYGMRRSTLATAEK from the coding sequence GTGCTCGACCACGGCCAGGCGCCACCCGCCACGACCGAGGCCCGCAGGCCCGCCCACCCGCTGCTCCGCCGCAAGCCGGTCGAGCAGCTGGTCGCCGAGGGCGGCCAGGGCGAGGGCGGCTCGCTGCGCCGCTCGCTCACCATGTGGCAGCTGACGATGATCAGCATCGGCGCGACCCTGGGCACCGGCATCTTCGTCGTCCTCGGCGAGGCCGCCCCCAAGGCCGGCCCGGCCGTGACGATCTCGTTCATCATCGCGGGTCTGACCGCGCTGTTCTCGGCCCTGTCCTACGCCGAGCTCGCCGGATCCGTCCCGGTCTCCGGCTCCTCGTACTCCTACACCTACGCCACCATGGGCGAGCTCATAGCCTGGATCTGCGGCTGGTGCCTGGTCCTGGAGTACGCCGTGTCGGTCGCGGCCGTCGCCGTCGGCTGGGGCCAGTACCTCAACGAGCTCCTCGAGGGGACCCTGGGCTTCACCATCCCCGAAGGCCTCTCGGCCCCGCTGGGCGAGGGCGGCTGGATCAACCTGCCCTCGCTGGTCGTCGTCCTGCTCGCCATGGTCTTCCTGATGCGCGGCGCCAAGGAGAGCGCCCGGATCAACACGATCATGGTCGCGGTGAAGGTCGTCACGCTGCTGCTCTTCATCGGCATCGGCGTCATGGGCATCAAGGCCGGCAACTACGCCCCGCTCGCCCCGCTCGGCGTCACCGGCATCAGCGCCGCCGCCTCCACGCTCTTCTTCTCGTATATCGGCTTCGACGCCGCCTCCACCGCCGGTGAGGAAGCCAAGAACCCGAAGAAGGACCTCCCGCGCGCGATCATGCTCTCGCTGGGCATCGTCACCATCCTGTACGTGCTCGTCGCCTTCGTCGCCGTCGGCGCCATGCCCTGGCAGGACTTCAAGGGCACCGAGGCCGCGCTCGCCCAGATCATGACCGACGTCACCGGCCACAGCTTCTGGGGCGTCGTCCTCGCCGCCGGCGCGGTCGTCGCCATCGCCTCCGTCGTCTTCGCCGTCCTCTACGGCCAGACCCGCATCCTCTTCGCGATGTCCCGCGACGGCCTCGTCCCCAAGGCCTTCGCCAAGGTCGACGCGAAGACCGGCGTCCCCCGCGTCAACGTGCTGATCGTCTCGCTCTTCTGCGGCGCCCTCGCGGCCTTCATCCCGCTGGGTGAGCTGGCCAACGCGACCAGCATCGGCACCCTCTTCGCCTTCGCCCTGGTCAACGTCGCGGTCGTGATCCTGCGCCGCACCAAGCCCGACATGCCCCGCACCTTCAAGGTGGCGCTCTTCCCGGTCACGCCGATCCTCGGCTTCCTCGCCTGCGGCTACATGATGTACAGCCTGCCGATCGCCACGTGGGTCGCTTTCGGTGTCTGGATGGCCGTCGGCCTCGTGGTCTACTTCGTGTACGGCATGCGCCGCTCCACATTGGCCACAGCAGAAAAGTGA
- a CDS encoding flavin monoamine oxidase family protein yields MTSTVPTTAVPHSDGQPPITMFGPDFPYAYDDFLAHPAGLGQIPATELGTEVAVIGGGLSGIISAYELMKMGLKPVVYEADQIGGRLRTVGFEGAGTEELTAEMGAMRFPPSSTALQHYIDLVGLVTEPFPNPLAEATPSTVVDLKGETHYAETIADLPQVYRDVAAAWNACLDEGADFSDMNTAMRERDVPRIREIWAKLVEKLDDETFYGFLCKSEAFQSFRKREIFGQVGFGTGGWDTDFPNSILEILRVVYTEADDHHRGIVGGSQQLPLRLWEREPEKIVHWAQGTSLSTLHGGTPRPAVTRLHRTAGNRITVTDASGDIRTYRAAIFTAQSWMLLSKIECDDTLFPIDHWTAIERTHYMESSKLFIPVDRPFWLDKAVDDRGNPTGRDVMSMTLTDRMTRGTYLLDNGPDKPAVICLSYTWCDDSLKWLPLSANERMEVMLKSLGEIYPKVDIRRHIIGNPVTVSWENEPYFMGAFKANLPGHYRYQRRLFTHFMQDRLPEDKRGIFLAGDDISWTAGWAEGAVQTALNAVWGVMHHLGGTTDSTNPGPGDVYDDIAPVELPED; encoded by the coding sequence ATGACGTCCACGGTGCCCACCACCGCCGTCCCGCACAGCGACGGACAGCCGCCGATCACCATGTTCGGCCCGGACTTCCCTTACGCGTACGACGACTTCCTCGCCCACCCGGCGGGTCTGGGTCAGATACCGGCGACCGAGCTCGGCACCGAGGTCGCCGTCATCGGCGGCGGGCTGTCCGGCATCATCTCGGCCTACGAGCTGATGAAGATGGGCCTCAAGCCCGTCGTCTACGAGGCCGACCAGATCGGCGGCCGGCTGCGCACCGTGGGCTTCGAGGGCGCCGGCACCGAGGAGCTGACCGCGGAGATGGGCGCGATGCGCTTCCCGCCGTCCTCCACGGCGCTCCAGCACTACATCGACCTCGTCGGCCTGGTCACGGAGCCCTTCCCGAACCCGCTCGCCGAGGCCACCCCCTCGACGGTCGTCGACCTCAAGGGCGAGACCCACTACGCCGAGACCATCGCCGACCTCCCGCAGGTCTACCGCGACGTCGCCGCCGCGTGGAACGCCTGCCTGGACGAGGGCGCCGACTTCTCCGACATGAACACCGCGATGCGCGAGCGGGACGTCCCGCGCATCCGCGAGATCTGGGCGAAGCTCGTCGAGAAGCTCGACGACGAGACCTTCTACGGCTTCCTCTGCAAGTCCGAGGCCTTCCAGTCCTTCCGCAAGCGCGAGATCTTCGGCCAGGTCGGCTTCGGCACGGGCGGCTGGGACACCGACTTCCCGAACTCCATCCTGGAGATCCTGCGCGTCGTCTACACCGAGGCCGACGACCACCACCGCGGCATCGTGGGCGGCTCGCAGCAGCTCCCGCTGCGCCTGTGGGAGCGCGAGCCCGAGAAGATCGTCCACTGGGCCCAGGGCACCTCGCTGTCCACCCTGCACGGGGGCACCCCGCGCCCGGCGGTCACCCGCCTGCACCGTACGGCGGGCAACCGCATCACGGTCACGGACGCGTCCGGCGACATCCGCACGTACCGTGCCGCGATCTTCACCGCCCAGTCCTGGATGCTCCTGTCCAAGATCGAGTGTGACGACACCCTGTTCCCGATCGACCACTGGACGGCGATCGAGCGCACCCACTACATGGAGAGCTCCAAGCTCTTCATCCCTGTGGACCGCCCGTTCTGGCTGGACAAGGCCGTCGACGACAGGGGAAATCCGACCGGCCGCGACGTCATGTCGATGACGCTCACGGACCGCATGACCCGCGGCACGTACCTACTGGACAACGGCCCGGACAAGCCCGCCGTCATCTGCCTCTCGTACACCTGGTGCGACGACAGCCTCAAGTGGCTGCCGCTGTCCGCGAACGAGCGGATGGAGGTCATGCTGAAGTCCCTCGGCGAGATCTACCCGAAGGTCGACATCCGCCGCCACATCATCGGCAACCCGGTGACCGTGTCCTGGGAGAACGAGCCCTACTTCATGGGCGCGTTCAAGGCCAACCTCCCGGGCCACTACCGCTACCAGCGCCGCCTGTTCACGCACTTCATGCAGGACCGCCTCCCCGAGGACAAGCGCGGCATCTTCCTCGCGGGCGACGACATCTCCTGGACGGCCGGCTGGGCCGAGGGCGCCGTCCAGACCGCCCTGAACGCGGTCTGGGGCGTCATGCACCACCTGGGCGGCACGACCGACTCCACCAACCCGGGCCCCGGCGACGTCTACGACGACATCGCCCCGGTCGAGCTCCCGGAGGACTGA
- a CDS encoding WhiB family transcriptional regulator: protein MTDVTSLPGATHHFWEWQSRAACRDLGSGRFFHPAGERGEDREERDAAAKRVCAVCPVRAACLDHALRTREPFGIWGGLTEEERRSLRGRDLAGAGSRPARPR, encoded by the coding sequence ATGACGGACGTCACCAGCCTGCCCGGCGCCACGCACCATTTCTGGGAGTGGCAGTCCAGGGCTGCCTGCCGGGATCTGGGATCGGGCCGGTTCTTCCATCCCGCCGGCGAGCGCGGCGAGGACCGCGAGGAGCGGGACGCGGCCGCCAAGCGGGTCTGCGCGGTGTGCCCGGTGCGCGCGGCCTGCCTGGACCACGCGCTGCGCACCCGTGAGCCGTTCGGGATCTGGGGCGGCCTGACGGAGGAGGAACGCCGCTCGCTGCGCGGCCGGGACCTCGCGGGCGCGGGCTCTAGGCCGGCGCGCCCGAGGTGA
- a CDS encoding carbon-nitrogen hydrolase family protein, producing MPPLRTALLQSSGRLGDTAENLKALDEAVARAAQGGAGLLVTSEMFLTGYALEIQDIAALAEPADGPSATAIGEIARRHGVAVLYGYPERAGEAVFNAAQLIGPDGVPLANYRKTHLFGCFEQDAFTPGDTPVVQADLGGLRVGIMICYDVEFPENVRAHALAGTDLLLVPTAQMHPFQFVAEQLVPVRAFENQMYIAYVNRTGPEGEFEFVGLSCLASPDGVTRTRAGRGEELVFGEADPELLSASRANNPYLRDRRPGLYASLV from the coding sequence ATGCCCCCGCTGCGCACCGCCCTCCTCCAGAGCTCCGGACGGCTCGGCGACACCGCCGAGAACCTCAAGGCGCTCGACGAGGCCGTGGCGCGCGCCGCACAGGGCGGGGCCGGGCTCCTCGTGACCTCGGAGATGTTCCTCACCGGCTACGCCCTGGAGATCCAGGACATCGCCGCCCTCGCCGAACCGGCCGACGGCCCGTCCGCCACCGCCATCGGCGAGATCGCCCGCCGCCACGGGGTCGCAGTCCTGTACGGCTACCCCGAGCGCGCCGGCGAGGCCGTCTTCAACGCGGCGCAGCTCATCGGCCCCGACGGGGTCCCGCTCGCGAACTACCGCAAGACGCACCTCTTCGGCTGCTTCGAGCAGGACGCCTTCACCCCCGGCGACACCCCCGTCGTCCAGGCGGACCTCGGCGGCCTCCGCGTCGGCATCATGATCTGCTACGACGTGGAGTTCCCCGAGAACGTCCGGGCGCACGCGCTCGCCGGCACCGACCTCCTCCTGGTGCCGACCGCGCAGATGCACCCGTTCCAGTTCGTCGCCGAACAGCTCGTCCCCGTACGGGCCTTCGAGAACCAGATGTACATCGCGTACGTCAACCGCACCGGCCCGGAAGGCGAGTTCGAGTTCGTCGGACTCAGCTGCCTGGCGAGCCCCGACGGGGTCACCCGGACCCGGGCCGGACGCGGCGAGGAGCTGGTGTTCGGCGAGGCCGACCCCGAGCTGCTGAGCGCGTCGCGCGCGAACAACCCGTACCTGCGCGACCGCCGCCCCGGGCTCTACGCCTCCCTCGTCTAA
- a CDS encoding GDSL-type esterase/lipase family protein — protein sequence MDLDLWQDPGPFLRGVAWLDKGRPVRADPADSMRLPWDTGERATLPIGVRLEFTTGTARAVEIRYRATVPGPTDALRDLAHGFALWDRHGVVREVFTEPAAEAVVRIELGGGTGPFTVHPPEAQSPLVLGLRGIGGPLEPPPPAPRWVVHGDSITEGWWSTRPAHGWPAVTGRALGWDTVNLGYAGAARGELATAEQLAGLPADVLTLAFGTNCWSRVPFSAPLLYETTRCFLDLVRQGHPRTPLLLVSPVLRPDAERTPNRLGATLGALRDAMERATRDRIAAGDDRLAVLPGRDLLGPEHLEDGLHPNDSGHQVLGLAVATALRRAGFAAG from the coding sequence ATGGACCTGGATCTGTGGCAGGACCCCGGGCCGTTCCTGCGGGGGGTCGCCTGGCTCGACAAGGGGCGGCCCGTGCGGGCGGACCCGGCCGACAGCATGAGGCTGCCCTGGGACACCGGCGAGCGGGCCACACTGCCCATCGGGGTGCGGCTCGAGTTCACCACCGGGACCGCGCGGGCGGTGGAGATCCGCTACCGGGCCACGGTGCCCGGCCCGACCGACGCCCTGCGCGACCTCGCGCACGGATTCGCGCTGTGGGACCGGCACGGGGTGGTCCGCGAGGTGTTCACCGAACCGGCCGCGGAGGCCGTCGTACGCATCGAACTGGGCGGCGGCACGGGCCCCTTCACCGTCCACCCGCCCGAAGCCCAGTCCCCGCTGGTCCTCGGCCTGCGCGGGATAGGCGGCCCCCTCGAGCCGCCGCCGCCCGCCCCGCGCTGGGTGGTGCACGGGGACTCCATCACCGAGGGCTGGTGGTCCACCCGGCCCGCCCACGGCTGGCCCGCGGTCACCGGCCGGGCCCTGGGCTGGGACACGGTCAACCTCGGCTACGCGGGCGCCGCCCGCGGCGAGCTCGCCACCGCCGAACAGCTCGCCGGCCTTCCCGCCGACGTCCTCACCCTCGCGTTCGGCACCAACTGCTGGTCCCGGGTGCCCTTCTCCGCGCCCCTGCTGTACGAGACCACGCGCTGCTTCCTCGATCTGGTCCGCCAGGGGCATCCGCGGACCCCGCTCCTGCTGGTCTCCCCCGTCCTGCGGCCCGACGCCGAGCGCACCCCGAACCGGCTCGGCGCCACCCTGGGCGCCCTGCGCGACGCGATGGAGCGCGCCACCCGGGACCGGATCGCCGCCGGGGACGACCGGCTCGCCGTGCTCCCCGGCCGTGACCTGCTCGGTCCCGAGCACCTGGAGGACGGGCTGCACCCCAACGACTCCGGACACCAGGTACTCGGCCTCGCTGTGGCCACGGCCCTGCGGCGGGCGGGGTTCGCCGCCGGGTGA
- a CDS encoding GDSL-type esterase/lipase family protein, with protein MTAPFDQARPAPWITTPVEAHLLRGALDVERTAHGVLPHRLPARAREQFPDASLAAMEAQPSGVRLAFRTGATAVELDALPTKTGYEGFPARPDGVYELLVDGRPAGRGSVAGGNVRVVDMATGSEVLHPGPPGTVRFTGLPAGMKDIEIWLPHTEVTELIALRTDAPVEELPDRGRRVWLHHGSSISHGSSATAPTGTWPALAAALGGVELVNLGFGGNALLDPFTARAIRDAPADLISLKIGINLVNLDVMRLRAFVPAVHGFLDTVREGHPTTPLLIVSPVLCPIHEDTPGPTAPDFEGGELRFKALGDPADRAAGSLTLGVIREELARIAAQRADGDPNLHYLDGRALYGEADFAELPLPDRLHPDPAGHRRIGERFAELAFGDGGPFAVTGG; from the coding sequence ATGACTGCCCCGTTCGACCAAGCCCGCCCGGCCCCGTGGATCACCACCCCCGTCGAGGCGCACCTGCTGCGCGGCGCCCTCGACGTGGAACGCACCGCGCACGGCGTGCTCCCGCACCGGCTGCCCGCCCGCGCGCGCGAGCAGTTCCCCGACGCGAGCCTGGCCGCGATGGAGGCCCAGCCATCCGGGGTGCGGCTGGCCTTCCGGACCGGGGCCACGGCCGTCGAGCTGGACGCGCTCCCCACGAAGACGGGCTACGAGGGATTCCCGGCCCGCCCGGACGGCGTGTACGAGCTGCTCGTCGACGGCCGGCCGGCCGGCCGGGGCAGCGTGGCGGGCGGCAACGTCCGCGTCGTCGACATGGCCACCGGGTCCGAGGTCCTGCATCCCGGCCCGCCCGGCACCGTCCGGTTCACCGGGCTCCCCGCCGGGATGAAGGACATCGAGATCTGGCTGCCCCATACGGAGGTCACCGAGCTCATCGCCCTGCGCACCGACGCCCCGGTCGAGGAGCTCCCGGACCGCGGCCGCCGGGTGTGGCTGCACCACGGCAGTTCCATCAGCCACGGCTCCTCCGCCACCGCCCCGACCGGCACCTGGCCGGCGCTCGCGGCCGCCCTGGGCGGCGTGGAGCTGGTCAATCTGGGATTCGGCGGCAACGCCCTGCTCGACCCGTTCACCGCGCGCGCCATCCGCGACGCTCCCGCGGACCTGATCAGCCTCAAGATCGGCATCAATCTGGTCAACCTCGACGTGATGCGCCTGCGCGCCTTCGTCCCGGCCGTGCACGGATTCCTCGACACCGTCCGCGAGGGGCACCCCACCACCCCGCTGCTGATCGTCTCTCCCGTGCTGTGCCCCATCCACGAGGACACCCCGGGCCCCACCGCGCCGGACTTCGAGGGCGGAGAGCTGCGCTTCAAGGCCCTCGGCGACCCGGCGGACCGCGCCGCCGGGTCGCTGACTCTCGGCGTCATCCGGGAGGAGCTCGCCCGCATCGCCGCGCAGCGTGCGGACGGCGACCCGAACCTGCACTACCTCGACGGCCGCGCCCTCTACGGCGAGGCGGACTTCGCCGAACTGCCCCTGCCCGACCGGCTCCACCCGGACCCGGCCGGCCACCGCCGCATCGGCGAGCGCTTCGCTGAACTGGCCTTCGGCGACGGAGGCCCGTTCGCCGTCACAGGCGGCTGA
- a CDS encoding cell envelope biogenesis protein OmpA, which yields MDEARTADAGTQPLRRWWLTRRLHIDLLRVCSAFGPRG from the coding sequence GTGGACGAGGCCCGGACGGCGGACGCGGGGACACAGCCGCTGCGCCGCTGGTGGCTGACCCGGCGCCTGCACATCGACCTCCTGCGGGTGTGCAGCGCATTCGGCCCGCGCGGCTGA
- a CDS encoding SCO0930 family lipoprotein has product MGIKRGTTLAAAAVAVILAATACGPSEDKAADTAKPAGAAAEASSPASAADGSGAKPAGQLAVATGDQIGSVLTDSAGLTLYRFDKDTAKPSKSNCDGDCAKTWPVVAAGDATAAAGMDPALLGEVVRSDGTKQLTVAGWPAYRFNKDAKAGDFNGQGVGGVWFAFAPDGKKAAKAAPAAGGAAEAGAGLSVAKDPKLGDHIVDGKGMTVYRFKPDTAWPMVSKCVGDCLAKWPVVPPVDKANVKGITERNYLVLDRPDGKKQQTVDCWPVYTFTGDKNPGDINGQGVGGTWYAVSPDGKLITVQ; this is encoded by the coding sequence ATGGGCATCAAGCGCGGAACCACCCTCGCCGCGGCCGCCGTCGCCGTCATCCTGGCGGCGACCGCCTGCGGCCCGTCGGAGGACAAGGCCGCCGACACGGCCAAGCCTGCGGGGGCCGCTGCCGAGGCCTCCTCCCCGGCCTCCGCCGCGGACGGCTCGGGCGCCAAGCCCGCCGGACAGCTGGCGGTCGCCACCGGCGACCAGATCGGCTCGGTCCTCACCGACTCCGCCGGTCTCACCCTCTACCGGTTCGACAAGGACACCGCCAAGCCCTCGAAGTCGAACTGCGACGGGGACTGCGCGAAGACCTGGCCGGTGGTCGCGGCCGGCGACGCCACCGCCGCGGCGGGCATGGACCCGGCGCTGCTGGGCGAGGTGGTGCGCAGCGACGGCACGAAGCAGCTGACGGTGGCCGGCTGGCCCGCGTACCGCTTCAACAAGGACGCCAAGGCGGGCGACTTCAACGGCCAGGGCGTCGGCGGGGTGTGGTTCGCGTTCGCCCCCGACGGCAAGAAGGCGGCGAAGGCGGCTCCGGCCGCGGGCGGTGCGGCCGAGGCGGGTGCGGGGCTGTCCGTGGCGAAGGACCCCAAGCTGGGTGACCACATCGTCGACGGCAAGGGCATGACGGTCTACCGGTTCAAGCCGGACACCGCGTGGCCGATGGTCTCCAAGTGCGTCGGTGACTGCCTGGCCAAGTGGCCGGTCGTACCCCCGGTGGACAAGGCCAACGTGAAGGGCATCACCGAGCGGAACTACCTGGTGCTGGACCGCCCGGACGGCAAGAAGCAGCAGACCGTCGACTGCTGGCCGGTGTACACCTTCACCGGTGACAAGAACCCGGGCGACATCAACGGCCAGGGCGTCGGCGGCACCTGGTACGCGGTCTCCCCCGACGGCAAGCTCATCACCGTCCAGTAA
- a CDS encoding Lrp/AsnC family transcriptional regulator, translating to MRLNDLDERIVHALAEDARRSYADIGSEVGLSAPAVKRRVDRLRAEGAITGFTVRVDPAAMGWETEGFIEIYCRHNTSPDDIRRGLERYPEVVSASTVTGDADALVQIFASDMRHFERVLERIAGEPFVERTKSVLVLSPLLRRFTSGAPA from the coding sequence GTGCGACTGAACGATCTCGACGAACGCATCGTGCACGCCCTCGCCGAGGACGCCCGCCGTTCCTACGCGGACATCGGCTCCGAGGTCGGGCTCTCCGCCCCCGCCGTGAAGCGGCGCGTGGACCGGCTGCGGGCCGAAGGCGCCATCACCGGCTTCACGGTCCGCGTGGACCCCGCCGCGATGGGCTGGGAGACCGAGGGCTTCATCGAGATCTACTGTCGCCACAACACCTCGCCGGACGACATCCGGCGAGGGTTGGAGCGGTACCCCGAGGTGGTGTCCGCGTCGACCGTCACCGGCGACGCGGACGCCCTCGTCCAGATCTTCGCCTCCGACATGCGGCACTTCGAGCGGGTCCTGGAGCGCATCGCGGGCGAGCCCTTCGTGGAGCGCACCAAGTCGGTCCTGGTGCTCTCCCCGCTGCTGCGCCGCTTCACCTCGGGCGCGCCGGCCTAG